The Desulfonatronum thioautotrophicum nucleotide sequence AAAGAACAGCGGCGCAGCCGCAAACAAAGAACGAAGAACAAAGAACGAAGAACGAAGAACGACGAACAACGAACAACGAACGAAACAAAAACCTCAGGTTTCAGCCCTCAGCCCTCTCTTTTCCAACCCTCAACCCGCAGGAACCCTCATGCCTAAACTTCCCAGTCTCCCCAACCTCTCCTTCATGGGCAAGCAGTGTCTGGCCGTGGAGTTTGTTGGGGAGGAGATTCGGGCGGCTTTGGTTCGCACCGCGGGCAAGCGCAAGGAGATCCTGGATTTCCTGGCGATTGCCGTGGAGGCGACCGGTGACGAGCTGCCCGCGATACCGGTGCTTCAGGAAATCCGGCAGCGCTTGAATTGCAAGGCCGGGACCGAGGCCGTGTTTGTCTCTCCCCTGGCCCGGACCGTGAATCTGACCATGAACCATGAGCGGGTCCGGAAGATGCGCCGGCACGTGCTGGCCGAGGCGGCCAAGTGGGAGGCGGAGATATACTCCGGGATTCCCGGGGCCCAGGCCTTGTCCGGCGTGGAGAAGGAGCAGATCAAGATCGAGCCGGGGCAGGTTCAGCAGGAGATCGAGGAGATCATGGTCACCGTGGCCGTGATGGAGCGCAACATCTACCAGGCGATCAAGGAGCGTTTCCGGCTGTCAGGGGTGAAGCTGGTCCGGGTCTATGCGCCGGAGTCCTGCTTTCATGTGCCGCTGCTGGAGATGCACGAGGAGTCGGACCGGGGGGTGATGGAGATCGGGACCATGACCTCGGGCTTTGCCCTGCTCCGGGGCGGAGAGACCCTGTCCATCAACACCATGACCATCACCGCGGAGATGATCCGGGAGCACCTGGAAGGCCGGACCGTCCCGGACCTGGAAGAGACCCTGCGCTACAACCTGAAGCAGGCCCCGGCGCCGCATCCCGTGGCCCTGACCGGGGCCGGGGCCGTGGATGCCGAGGTGGTCCGCTTTCTGCGCGGGTTGGCGCCGGGCGGGGTGGAGCCGCTGGTGCTGCGCCGGGCTGCTGGTCTGACCGCGGCGGGGGAGGAGGAGAGCCCGGCCATGGCCACGGTGGTGGGGGCCGGGTTCCGGGAACTGGGCGGCAAGGAGATGCAGTACATCGGCATTTCCGATTCCGTGCCCACGGCGGTCCGGGTGCGTCAGAGCGTCTACCTGATGCCAGTGGCCGCGGCCTCGCTGCTGTTCGTGATCCTGCTCGGCCACAATCTGCTGATGCGCTTTCAGGAGGGGCAGCTCAACGCGCAACGCGCGGAGATCCAGGCCCAACTGGACGAGCGCCGCCAGGAGCAGGCCGAGATCACCCGGTTGCAGAACGAATTGCGCAACGTCTCCGGAGAAATCAGCACCATCCGGCGGCAATTGGGTTATATCCAGGAGGATTGGGACAAGGCCCTGCGGCTGAAGATCGGGGTCTATGAAGGATTGTCCCGGCTGCTGCCGGAAACCGTGGCCCTGGCCAACATCCGCCAGGATACCCGAAGTTCGGAGCAGTTCACCATCACAGGAATGGCCACGTCCGCGGCGGAGATCCTGGAATTCGCCCTGCGCCTGCAGACCGAGGGCGTGGCCAAGAGGGTGGAGGTCCAACGGCTGGAGCGGCAGCAGCAGTCCGGTGACAGAGGCGTGTCTCACCGTTTCGTGATGCGATTGGAGGCGATTCCCGATGGCGCGTAAATTATCGAAACTGGAAAAATTCGGCCTGATCGGCGCGGTGATCACCGCCTCGCTCTTCTTCTACCTGAAACACGTCTACGATCCACAGCAGGCGGCCTTCACCCAGGCCCAGGAGCAACTCAACCGGACCATCCGGGAGTTCAACCAGCTCCAGGCCGCGGAACCGCCCTTTCAGCTGCGCCGCCGCCTGGAGAGTGAAAGGGAGCAGCTCAAAGAGGTGAAGGAAGAGCTGGAAGCCCTGGATGTGCGCTTCGGCACCGAAGAGGACCTGATCCGCAACCAACACTGGGTCTTCCGCCAGATGGAACGGCTGAACATGCGCATCCTCAGCGCCCAGCCCCTGCGCACGCAAGAGGATCTGTTCACCTGGCACGTCTACCGGGTCAGCCTCGAAGGCGACTTCAAGGGCTTCACCCAATTCCTCCACGAACTCCGCAACCACACCACCCCGCTGCGGGTACACAACGTGAGCATCAGCGGCGACGTGAAAGGCTGGCCGTTACGGATCAGTATGGAGTTGTGGATATGACAAGAGAGGGCTGAGGGCTGAAACCAGAAAATATAGGGCTGAGGGCTGAGACCTGAAACCTGAGGGGAAGAGGTGTTATCCCGTTCTTGGTTCTTCGTTCTTCGTTGAAAAACCAACCCACCCCTGGCCCCTCCAAGGAGGGGAAGGGAATGCGGTGGCGTGGGGATTGGGTGGTGTAGGGGCGGACCTGTGTGTCCGCCCTGCCGGGTGGGCGGTGTGCAACGGTGTTGCGGCAATATGCCGAGGGTCCGGGCCACCGCGACAATACAGGGCAGACACGCAGGTCTGCCCCTACGTTGCCGTGTGACGTATTCACCCCGACGGGTGGAGGGGAATGGAGCTGAGGTCTACGCGAATAATTTTTCAGGTTTCAGCCCTCAGGTTTCAGCCCTCAGGTTTCAGCCCTATCCTTTCACCTCAGGTTTCAACCCTCAGCCCTATCATTTAACGAAGAACGAAGAACGAAGAACGACGAACGAAGAACGAAGAACGAAGAACGACGAACGAAGAACGAAGAACGAAGAACGACGAACGAAGAACGACGAACGAAGAACGAAGAACGGCGGCAAAGCCGCCAAACCGCGGCAAAGCCGCAAAACGACGAACTATGAACAATCATTTCTCTATTCGCGCCGCGGTGGTCGGCGTTGTTTTTTTGGTGGTTTTGATGGCCTCCTGGGGGCATGCCCAGACGGGGCGGGAGCCGTTTTTCAGCCCGACGCCGCCATTGGAGGCTTTTGATTTTCCCAAGGCCGTGGAGGAGGTCAAGCTGCGGGGGATGGTCATCAGCGAGGACACCTACCGGGCCGTGGTCTATGTCCAGCCCTTGCGGGGCTACCGGGTGCTCCGGCCATTGGACCGGTTCGAGGTGATCGTGGACGGTTTGCGTCATGAGTTCCGGGTCGAGGGCATGGGCGGGCGTCGTCTCGTGCTGCGGGGGCAGGACGGCTATCTGTATGAAATCGGGGTGGAACAGCGTGATTAGGCGAATTTTTTCCTTGGCAATGGTTTATCGGGTCAACATCGTCGGTCCTGGCTCCGCGTGTTTCAGCCCTGTCGTTTTGAACAAAGAACGAAGAACAAGGAACGAAGAACAAAGAACGAAGAACAAACCAAAAAACTCAGGTTTCAGGTCTCATCCCTCAGCCCTCTTCCTTCTTCTTTTCCTGTTCCTCCTCCCCGGCTGCAAGACCGTCCAACCCGCGGCTGATTTGCGGTATGTGCCGCCTGTGCCGGTGTTGCAGCGCGATATACAGCCAGTCGTGCGTATTCCCCAGAGGGACCCGGACATGCGGCTGATCAGTACGTATCAGCCTACGGGCCAGGACCGGGTGATGCGACCCGGATTTAGGCACCCGGCCGGGAACAGGAACATCAAGGAAATCTTCTTTCAGGACGTTCCCCTGGAAATCGCCGCGGAACTGCTCAACGAGATCGGCGGGGTGAACCTGATGCTCCAGGGCCCGGTGGCCGGACGGGAGGTGCGCCTGTTCCTCCAGGACGTGCCCCTGAGTACCGCGGTGGAGGCTCTGCTACGGGGCAACGAACTGTGGTTCCGCACGGATGGCATTGTCACCGCGGTGATGAGCGAGGAGGCGTTTGCGGACAGCATGGTCTTCCAGCGCTCCGAGAAGCTCCAGGCCTTTTTCATGCGCTACACCAATGCCAAGGACATGGCCGCCCTGCTGGCCACCATGCTTGGGCCGGACGTGGAGTACAGGGAGATGAGCGGGGAGTCGGTCTACGGCCACCTGGAAGCCCGAGCTGTAGGCGCCACGGTAGATGATATCGAAACAACAGAATTGACTGATGCCGATCGTCGCTTGTTGGTTCAACTGGGTGAGGCACAGCTAGTACAAGAAATCGAAGAGGCTACCGCAGCTATCGGACGCCGAATTCCTGCTGTTATCTCCGTGTTCAAAAAGAACAACTCCATCGTTGTCCGTACTACTGATGAGGGCATGCTGCGGCATATCACCGGCCTGATTCGCGAATTGGACACCCCGACCCGCCAAGTACTCCTGGAAGTGAAGATTGTGCGGTTGGATTTAGGTGACGGTTTTGAGTCGTTTTTTGACTTCTCATTTTCCGACATTGGCAACACCAGTGACAGAAATATCAGTCGTGATGGCTTTTATACTTCCGATTTTGTCACTTTGGGAGGTGTCGATACCCTCGGGACAACAGCACTCAGCTACATATTTGAAACAGACATTATTCGGGCTCGCCTGGAACTTTTTGCAGATGAAAATCGTTTGAATACCATTGCTTCTCCTTTTTTAATGACAGCTGACAACGCTGAAGTTCGTTTTTTTGTTGGTCAACAAGTTCCTTTGAGAACCGGTGTGACGAAAGAAACCGTACGGAGTGCAGATGCATTGGATCTTGTCTTCTTTTTGCCACAGGTTCAGCAAAGAGAACTTGGAACAGATCTGGAAATCAAAAATTTCATCAACGCAGATCGAACAATAACCATGGAGATAGTAGCTTCCATAGATACACCGAATTTCGGGG carries:
- a CDS encoding type II secretion system protein GspD — its product is MLQGPVAGREVRLFLQDVPLSTAVEALLRGNELWFRTDGIVTAVMSEEAFADSMVFQRSEKLQAFFMRYTNAKDMAALLATMLGPDVEYREMSGESVYGHLEARAVGATVDDIETTELTDADRRLLVQLGEAQLVQEIEEATAAIGRRIPAVISVFKKNNSIVVRTTDEGMLRHITGLIRELDTPTRQVLLEVKIVRLDLGDGFESFFDFSFSDIGNTSDRNISRDGFYTSDFVTLGGVDTLGTTALSYIFETDIIRARLELFADENRLNTIASPFLMTADNAEVRFFVGQQVPLRTGVTKETVRSADALDLVFFLPQVQQRELGTDLEIKNFINADRTITMEIVASIDTPNFGVSSIPLVNERDGQVINFPLDGVDRNDFRSILAIPAGNTVALAGFIRLEDRDFEQKVPFLGDIPALGYLFKRVERRASRTETVILITPHIIAAPEEGPDTTQRFMERNSRVVDEAEAANERVIPEGMMFRPGEE
- a CDS encoding PilN domain-containing protein, whose amino-acid sequence is MPKLPSLPNLSFMGKQCLAVEFVGEEIRAALVRTAGKRKEILDFLAIAVEATGDELPAIPVLQEIRQRLNCKAGTEAVFVSPLARTVNLTMNHERVRKMRRHVLAEAAKWEAEIYSGIPGAQALSGVEKEQIKIEPGQVQQEIEEIMVTVAVMERNIYQAIKERFRLSGVKLVRVYAPESCFHVPLLEMHEESDRGVMEIGTMTSGFALLRGGETLSINTMTITAEMIREHLEGRTVPDLEETLRYNLKQAPAPHPVALTGAGAVDAEVVRFLRGLAPGGVEPLVLRRAAGLTAAGEEESPAMATVVGAGFRELGGKEMQYIGISDSVPTAVRVRQSVYLMPVAAASLLFVILLGHNLLMRFQEGQLNAQRAEIQAQLDERRQEQAEITRLQNELRNVSGEISTIRRQLGYIQEDWDKALRLKIGVYEGLSRLLPETVALANIRQDTRSSEQFTITGMATSAAEILEFALRLQTEGVAKRVEVQRLERQQQSGDRGVSHRFVMRLEAIPDGA